The following are encoded together in the Bradyrhizobium algeriense genome:
- a CDS encoding FMN-binding negative transcriptional regulator, whose translation MYHYPNYREDDPERVIPVIKAYPLGLIVSRADGQFRASHIPFVVEQGVGGSWRLRGHMDRNNPQLADLDGASVYVVFQAPNAYISPSVYVTRQLPTWNYVAVHVEGRCQVEIPGLGILDDIARLAQESERHEDGWVLDKEDSRVRTLAPLIGRILVEIEQMEGRFKLSQEKSPADRDAATAHLVERVGLSARPLVEDLSFGRKPKVDEALPPTAYGSAMTSTEDVGSTNPDTAVAGFDVSQGLDR comes from the coding sequence ATGTATCACTATCCGAACTATCGCGAGGACGATCCTGAACGCGTGATCCCCGTTATTAAGGCATATCCGCTCGGGCTCATTGTCAGCCGTGCTGACGGGCAATTCCGCGCAAGCCATATTCCGTTCGTGGTCGAGCAAGGGGTTGGCGGAAGCTGGCGGCTGCGTGGTCACATGGACCGCAACAACCCCCAGCTTGCCGACCTCGACGGAGCTTCGGTCTACGTCGTCTTTCAGGCGCCCAACGCGTACATCTCTCCGAGCGTCTATGTGACGCGCCAGTTGCCGACCTGGAATTACGTCGCAGTGCATGTGGAGGGGCGCTGCCAAGTTGAGATACCAGGATTGGGCATCTTGGACGACATTGCGCGCCTAGCGCAGGAGTCGGAGCGCCACGAAGATGGCTGGGTGCTCGACAAGGAGGATTCGCGTGTTCGCACGCTTGCCCCTCTCATCGGCCGGATTCTCGTCGAGATCGAGCAAATGGAAGGTCGCTTCAAGCTCTCCCAAGAAAAGAGTCCTGCCGATCGCGACGCCGCCACGGCGCATCTGGTGGAGCGGGTAGGCCTTTCGGCGCGACCATTGGTGGAAGACTTGTCATTCGGCCGGAAGCCGAAGGTGGACGAAGCGCTGCCGCCCACGGCGTACGGGTCGGCGATGACCAGTACTGAGGACGTCGGTAGTACCAATCCCGACACCGCGGTGGCTGGATTCGACGTTTCACAAGGGCTCGATCGGTAG
- a CDS encoding SidA/IucD/PvdA family monooxygenase: MTQAAFDIVGIGFGPANIALSAALEERRTRRSVAFLEMMDAPAWQPAMLLSGSDIQNNPLRDLVTPRNPLSRYSFTNFLHKHGRLFEYLNLGVEFPLRKEYAQYVTWVARHFDRWVHYGRTVTDIKIESRCGEAQYVISTSSGEVYRARSLVVAPGRTPLVPPAFEGLESERVFHLTRYLPALEKYRRHHGVPGTICVVGGSQSAVELILDLSARFPEADIVSVQRSFGFALKDTSPFSDRVYFPGHVDYYFEASPASKALIDEQLKRTNYSSADSDVIRKLYLTIYEQKLDGVERVRILTNTTIVSAGDVISGLRLSLEEVHRHEQSELHADIVILATGFRNLGPGAAQERFPPILASLAGRLLTDHAGVLQVARDYRLHPKRSDPPVPPVFLNGLCETSHGMGDAGSFSLLSLRSDLIAASLEAALENQSSLPQAS, translated from the coding sequence GCTTGGCAGCCCGCGATGTTGTTGAGCGGTTCGGACATTCAAAACAACCCGCTGCGGGATCTAGTCACGCCGCGCAACCCCCTGAGCCGATACTCGTTCACGAACTTCCTCCACAAGCATGGTCGCTTGTTCGAGTATCTCAATCTCGGAGTCGAGTTCCCGCTGCGCAAGGAGTATGCGCAATATGTGACATGGGTTGCGCGGCATTTCGACCGCTGGGTTCACTATGGCCGCACCGTGACTGACATCAAGATCGAGAGCAGATGCGGCGAAGCGCAATATGTGATCTCGACCTCAAGTGGCGAGGTCTATCGGGCGCGTAGCCTTGTCGTCGCGCCGGGGCGAACGCCGCTCGTGCCGCCAGCGTTCGAAGGGTTGGAAAGCGAGCGCGTATTTCATCTCACACGCTATCTTCCGGCGCTTGAAAAGTACCGGCGACATCATGGCGTGCCGGGAACCATTTGCGTTGTTGGCGGCAGCCAGAGTGCGGTGGAGTTGATCCTCGATCTATCGGCCCGATTCCCAGAAGCGGACATCGTCAGCGTTCAGCGTAGCTTTGGCTTTGCGCTCAAGGACACCAGCCCGTTCAGCGATCGTGTCTACTTCCCGGGCCATGTGGACTATTATTTCGAAGCGTCGCCCGCAAGCAAGGCCCTGATTGACGAGCAGCTGAAGCGGACTAACTATTCCTCGGCGGATAGTGACGTCATTCGAAAATTGTATCTTACGATCTACGAACAGAAGCTGGACGGCGTAGAGAGAGTTCGGATCCTGACTAATACCACGATCGTGTCGGCTGGTGACGTCATAAGTGGTTTGCGGCTTAGTCTTGAGGAGGTCCACCGGCATGAGCAGAGCGAGCTGCATGCCGACATCGTGATCCTTGCGACCGGCTTCCGCAATCTCGGACCGGGAGCGGCGCAAGAACGTTTTCCGCCCATCCTAGCCTCCCTTGCTGGCCGCCTGCTGACCGATCATGCCGGTGTGCTGCAGGTCGCGCGCGACTACCGACTGCACCCGAAGCGCTCCGATCCTCCGGTTCCTCCCGTCTTTCTCAACGGATTGTGCGAAACGAGCCACGGCATGGGTGACGCCGGCTCCTTCAGCCTTCTGTCGCTGCGAAGCGACTTGATTGCCGCGTCGCTCGAAGCCGCGCTAGAAAATCAATCATCGCTCCCGCAAGCCTCTTAG